One window of the Paraburkholderia sp. PGU19 genome contains the following:
- the dapA gene encoding 4-hydroxy-tetrahydrodipicolinate synthase, which produces MANGTQQDGVAIRGSIPAIITPMLEDGSLDLPAFRKLVDWHIEEGTNGLVVVGTSGESATLSVEEHVLMVRTAVEQAAGRIPVIAGAGANSTTEAIELTEQAKKVGADATLQVVPYYNKPTQEGIYRHFSKIAETVDLPVILYNVPGRTVADMSNETILRLANVPGIIGVKEATGNIDRAAHLIKSAPAHFGIYSGDDPTAIALMLLGGHGNISVTANIAPRLMSDLCKAALAADAKTAREIHLKLLSLHKNLFIESNPIPAKWALQQLGRVKGGIRLPLTPLDARYHDVVRAALREAGLLG; this is translated from the coding sequence ATGGCTAACGGCACTCAGCAAGACGGCGTCGCGATTCGCGGCAGCATTCCCGCCATCATCACTCCGATGCTCGAAGACGGCAGTCTCGATCTCCCCGCCTTCCGCAAACTGGTCGACTGGCACATCGAAGAGGGCACGAACGGTCTGGTCGTGGTCGGCACGAGCGGCGAGTCGGCGACGCTGTCGGTCGAAGAGCACGTGCTGATGGTCCGGACGGCCGTCGAGCAGGCAGCCGGCCGCATTCCCGTGATCGCGGGCGCGGGCGCCAATTCGACGACGGAAGCCATCGAGTTGACCGAGCAGGCGAAGAAAGTGGGTGCCGATGCCACGCTTCAGGTCGTGCCGTACTACAACAAGCCGACGCAGGAAGGCATCTACCGCCATTTCTCGAAAATCGCCGAGACGGTCGATCTTCCCGTGATCCTGTACAACGTGCCGGGCCGCACGGTCGCGGACATGTCGAACGAGACGATCCTGCGTCTCGCGAACGTGCCGGGCATCATCGGCGTGAAGGAAGCGACGGGTAACATCGATCGCGCTGCGCATCTGATCAAGTCGGCGCCGGCGCACTTCGGCATTTACAGCGGTGACGATCCGACCGCGATTGCGCTGATGCTGCTGGGCGGCCACGGCAATATCTCGGTGACGGCGAACATCGCGCCGCGCTTGATGAGCGACCTGTGCAAGGCCGCGCTCGCAGCCGACGCGAAGACGGCGCGTGAAATCCATCTGAAACTTCTCTCGCTGCACAAGAACCTCTTTATCGAATCGAATCCGATTCCTGCCAAGTGGGCATTGCAGCAACTGGGCCGCGTCAAGGGCGGCATCCGTCTGCCTCTTACGCCGCTCGACGCGCGTTACCACGACGTGGTTCGCGCCGCGCTGCGCGAGGCTGGGCTGCTCGGCTGA
- a CDS encoding Bax inhibitor-1/YccA family protein → MNEYPYNFGRGGSVTTAETRNRVLRNTYWLLALSMVPTVLGAWVGVATGFSLFAATSPAMSMLAFFAIAFGFMFAIQKTKDSSVGVFVLLGFTFFMGLMLSRLLSFILGFSNGPQLIMLAFGGTGVIFAAMATIATVSKRDFSGLGKWLFVGVIVLLLAMVANVFLQLPALMLTVSVLAIVIFSAYMLFDVQRVVNGGETNYITATLAIYLDLYNVFVNLLSILGIFGGNRN, encoded by the coding sequence ATGAACGAATATCCCTATAACTTCGGTCGGGGCGGCAGCGTCACCACGGCCGAGACCCGCAACCGGGTACTGCGCAACACCTACTGGCTGCTCGCGCTGTCGATGGTGCCGACCGTCCTCGGCGCGTGGGTGGGCGTCGCCACCGGCTTCTCGCTGTTCGCCGCCACCAGCCCGGCGATGAGCATGCTCGCGTTCTTCGCGATCGCGTTCGGCTTCATGTTCGCGATCCAGAAGACGAAAGACAGCTCCGTCGGCGTGTTCGTCCTGCTCGGCTTCACGTTCTTCATGGGCCTGATGCTGTCGCGCCTGTTGAGCTTCATCCTGGGCTTTTCGAACGGGCCGCAGCTGATCATGCTCGCCTTCGGTGGCACTGGTGTGATCTTCGCCGCGATGGCGACGATCGCCACGGTCAGCAAGCGTGACTTCTCGGGCCTCGGCAAATGGCTGTTCGTCGGCGTGATCGTGCTGCTGCTGGCCATGGTTGCGAATGTGTTTCTGCAACTGCCTGCGCTGATGCTGACGGTGTCGGTGCTCGCGATCGTGATCTTCTCGGCCTACATGCTGTTCGACGTGCAACGCGTTGTGAACGGCGGCGAGACGAACTACATCACGGCCACGCTCGCGATCTACCTCGACCTGTACAACGTGTTCGTGAACTTGCTGTCGATCCTCGGCATCTTCGGCGGCAACCGTAACTGA
- the bamC gene encoding outer membrane protein assembly factor BamC, producing MKRSALSLHATRLAALTLAAGAIASLSGCESLNDMLASDRVNYKATASAPPLAVPSDLSAAQIDQRYVAPPAGAALGGAPQRAKTTAGNLTEGVPSTQDPLGMHIERDGDRRWLVVDGRSPEQLWPQLQEFWTENGFSLKTDAPTTGIMSTDWAENRANIPDDWFRRTIGKVVDFAYSSGTRDSFRTLVSRDSSGTGATDISITHSAMEEVLTGQDKTSSRWVERPRDPALEAEFLAKLMQKFGLTDAQSKQLLTDARPATAQAQLDKSAGGATLDLPESFDRAWLRVGLALDRTNFTVDNRDREKGIYYVRYADSMQELKRDGLFGKLFYSDKSAKKDSHEFLVNVRSKGDAMTQVAVVDSNGQVDTSSDAQRIVSLLHAQLN from the coding sequence ATGAAACGTTCCGCACTTTCCCTCCACGCAACGCGCCTGGCGGCGCTGACGCTTGCGGCTGGCGCGATCGCGTCGCTTTCTGGCTGCGAGTCGCTGAACGACATGCTCGCGTCGGACCGAGTGAACTACAAGGCAACCGCGAGTGCGCCGCCGCTCGCCGTGCCTAGCGATCTGTCCGCTGCGCAAATCGACCAGCGCTACGTGGCGCCTCCTGCAGGCGCGGCGCTCGGCGGCGCGCCGCAACGCGCGAAGACCACAGCGGGCAACCTGACGGAAGGCGTGCCGAGCACGCAAGACCCGCTGGGCATGCATATCGAGCGCGACGGCGACCGCCGCTGGCTCGTCGTGGACGGCCGTTCGCCGGAACAGCTGTGGCCGCAGTTGCAGGAGTTCTGGACCGAGAACGGTTTCTCGCTGAAGACCGACGCGCCGACCACGGGCATCATGTCGACCGACTGGGCGGAAAATCGCGCGAACATTCCGGATGACTGGTTCCGTCGCACGATCGGCAAGGTGGTCGATTTCGCTTACTCGTCGGGCACGCGCGACAGCTTCCGCACGCTGGTTTCGCGCGATTCGAGCGGCACAGGCGCAACCGATATCTCGATCACGCACTCGGCGATGGAAGAAGTGCTGACGGGACAGGACAAGACCTCGTCGCGCTGGGTCGAGCGTCCGCGCGATCCCGCGCTGGAAGCCGAGTTCCTCGCCAAGCTGATGCAGAAGTTCGGCCTCACCGACGCGCAATCGAAGCAACTGCTGACGGACGCGCGTCCGGCGACGGCGCAGGCGCAGCTCGACAAGAGCGCGGGCGGCGCGACGCTCGACCTGCCTGAATCGTTCGATCGCGCCTGGCTGCGCGTCGGCCTTGCGCTCGACCGTACGAACTTCACCGTCGACAACCGCGATCGCGAAAAGGGCATCTACTACGTGCGTTACGCGGATTCGATGCAGGAACTTAAGCGCGACGGCCTGTTCGGCAAGCTGTTCTACAGCGACAAGAGCGCGAAGAAAGACAGCCACGAATTCCTCGTCAATGTGCGCTCGAAGGGCGACGCGATGACGCAGGTTGCCGTCGTCGACTCGAATGGTCAGGTGGATACGTCGTCGGACGCGCAGCGCATCGTGTCGCTGCTGCATGCGCAACTGAACTAA
- a CDS encoding class I SAM-dependent methyltransferase, whose translation MTGGQNLGASGASHAAIGEPSRWVKRWAHLVEAGGAVLDVASGAGRHARFFAARGHPVTAIDRDAAALESMNGVDGITTVAADIENGPWPLPADAQFAAVVVTNYLHRPLFPQLLGALAPGGVLVYETFAQGNETVGKPSNPAFLLAPGELLDTMRGLLRVVAFQDGFLAEPRPAYVQRICAVREPDGSVETKDTGVPPRYDLTG comes from the coding sequence ATGACGGGCGGCCAGAACCTGGGCGCGTCTGGCGCGAGCCATGCGGCGATCGGCGAGCCGTCGCGCTGGGTCAAGCGCTGGGCGCACCTGGTCGAAGCGGGCGGCGCGGTGCTCGACGTGGCATCGGGGGCGGGGCGGCACGCGCGGTTTTTCGCGGCGCGCGGCCATCCCGTTACGGCAATCGACCGCGATGCCGCCGCTCTGGAGTCGATGAACGGCGTGGACGGCATCACGACCGTCGCCGCCGATATCGAAAACGGTCCGTGGCCGCTGCCGGCGGATGCGCAATTCGCCGCCGTCGTCGTCACGAACTATCTGCATCGTCCGCTCTTTCCCCAATTGCTCGGCGCGCTCGCGCCTGGCGGCGTGTTGGTCTACGAAACCTTCGCCCAAGGCAACGAAACGGTCGGCAAGCCTTCGAACCCCGCTTTTCTGCTCGCGCCCGGCGAGCTGCTCGATACGATGCGCGGACTGTTACGTGTCGTTGCATTTCAAGATGGATTCCTCGCGGAGCCGCGTCCCGCCTACGTGCAGCGCATTTGCGCGGTGCGCGAGCCGGATGGGTCGGTCGAAACGAAAGATACGGGTGTTCCCCCGCGTTACGATCTGACCGGTTAA
- the ndk gene encoding nucleoside-diphosphate kinase, with product MAIERTLSIIKPDAVAKNVIGQIYSRFENAGLKIVASRMVHLSRADAEKFYAVHAERPFFKDLVEFMISGPVQVQVLEGEGAILKNRDLMGATDPKKADKGTIRADFADSIDANAVHGSDAVETARGEIAFFFPEVNVYSR from the coding sequence ATGGCGATCGAACGCACCCTGTCGATTATCAAGCCGGACGCAGTGGCCAAGAACGTGATCGGCCAGATCTACAGCCGCTTCGAAAACGCTGGCCTGAAGATCGTGGCATCGCGCATGGTTCATCTGTCGCGCGCTGACGCAGAGAAGTTCTACGCTGTGCACGCAGAACGCCCGTTCTTCAAGGATCTGGTTGAATTCATGATCTCCGGCCCGGTGCAGGTTCAAGTCCTGGAAGGCGAAGGCGCCATCCTGAAGAACCGCGACCTGATGGGTGCAACGGACCCGAAGAAGGCCGACAAGGGCACGATCCGTGCTGACTTCGCCGACAGCATCGACGCGAACGCAGTCCATGGCTCGGACGCAGTGGAAACGGCACGCGGCGAAATCGCGTTCTTCTTCCCGGAAGTCAACGTCTACTCGCGCTAA
- a CDS encoding tryptophan--tRNA ligase gives MYPDRIFSGMRPTGSLHLGHYHGVLKNWVRLQSEYPCFFCVVDWHALTTHYETPEVIEKNVWDVLIDWLASGIDPAQATLFIQSRVPEHAELSLLLGMSTPLSWLERVPTYKEQIEKLRDKDLGTYGFLGYPVLMAADILLYRASLVPVGEDQVPHVEMAREMARRFNHMYGREPGFEEKANEAAKKLGGKRSKLYHELRVAYQQEGQEEALEKARAMLSESQSLSMSDRERLFGYLEGSRKIILPEPQVLLTEASRMPGLDGQKMSKSYGNTIGLREDAETITKKVRTMPTDPARVRRTDPGDPDKCPVWQLHQVYTDADTHEWVQKGCRTAGIGCLECKQPVIEGILREQQPMLERAQKYMDDPSLLRAIVADGCDKARRFASETMRDVREAMGLSYT, from the coding sequence ATGTACCCCGACCGTATCTTCTCCGGCATGCGGCCTACCGGCTCGCTGCACCTCGGCCACTATCACGGCGTGCTGAAAAACTGGGTGCGCCTGCAGTCCGAGTACCCGTGCTTCTTCTGCGTGGTCGACTGGCATGCGCTGACCACTCACTATGAAACGCCGGAAGTCATCGAGAAGAACGTCTGGGATGTGCTGATCGACTGGCTCGCTTCGGGCATCGATCCGGCGCAGGCGACGCTGTTCATCCAGAGCCGCGTGCCCGAGCACGCCGAACTCTCGCTGCTGCTCGGCATGAGCACGCCGCTCAGCTGGCTCGAACGCGTGCCGACCTACAAGGAACAGATCGAGAAGCTGCGCGACAAGGATCTCGGCACGTACGGCTTCCTCGGCTATCCCGTGCTGATGGCGGCCGACATCCTGCTGTACCGCGCGTCGCTCGTGCCCGTCGGCGAGGACCAGGTGCCGCACGTCGAAATGGCGCGCGAAATGGCGCGGCGCTTCAACCACATGTACGGGCGCGAACCCGGCTTCGAGGAGAAGGCGAACGAAGCCGCGAAGAAGCTCGGCGGCAAGCGCTCGAAGCTTTATCACGAACTGCGCGTCGCGTATCAGCAGGAAGGCCAGGAAGAAGCGCTCGAAAAGGCGCGCGCAATGCTGTCGGAGTCACAAAGCCTGTCGATGAGCGATCGCGAGCGCCTGTTCGGTTATCTCGAAGGCTCGCGCAAGATCATCCTGCCCGAGCCGCAGGTGCTGCTGACGGAAGCGTCGCGCATGCCCGGCCTCGACGGTCAGAAGATGTCGAAGTCGTACGGCAACACGATCGGCCTGCGCGAAGACGCCGAGACGATCACGAAGAAAGTCCGCACCATGCCGACCGACCCGGCGCGCGTGCGCCGCACCGATCCGGGCGATCCGGACAAATGCCCCGTATGGCAGCTTCATCAGGTCTACACCGACGCTGACACGCACGAGTGGGTGCAAAAGGGCTGCCGCACGGCGGGCATCGGGTGCCTGGAGTGCAAGCAGCCGGTGATCGAAGGCATTTTGCGCGAGCAGCAGCCGATGCTCGAACGTGCGCAGAAGTACATGGACGATCCGTCCCTGCTGCGCGCGATCGTCGCTGACGGTTGCGACAAGGCGCGCCGTTTCGCGTCGGAGACGATGCGCGACGTGCGCGAAGCGATGGGCCTGTCGTACACCTGA
- a CDS encoding MBL fold metallo-hydrolase, whose amino-acid sequence MRFASLGSGSEGNALLVEAQSGVATTRILLDCGFSGKEIARRLERLGAGVDELDAILITHEHSDHIGSALTLARKLSIPLYMSWGTARAVGADEADIDLHVLWGDEAVAIGDLSVLPYTVPHDAREPLQYVFSDGASRLGVLTDVGTSTPHISAVLSGCDALVLECNHDVQMLAGSRYPPSLKARIGGNHGHLNNDAAADILASLDRSKLRHLVAAHLSQQNNLPELAQAAMAAVLGAAATEVVVATQGDGFGWLSV is encoded by the coding sequence GTGCGATTCGCCAGTCTGGGAAGCGGCAGTGAAGGCAATGCATTGCTGGTCGAAGCCCAAAGCGGTGTCGCGACCACGCGCATCCTGCTGGACTGCGGCTTCTCGGGCAAAGAAATCGCCCGGCGGCTAGAGCGGCTGGGCGCTGGCGTCGACGAGCTCGACGCCATTCTCATCACGCACGAACACAGCGATCACATCGGCAGCGCGCTGACACTGGCGCGCAAGCTGTCCATTCCGTTGTACATGAGCTGGGGCACGGCGCGCGCCGTCGGCGCCGACGAAGCGGATATCGATCTGCATGTGCTGTGGGGCGACGAAGCCGTCGCAATCGGCGATCTGAGCGTGCTGCCGTACACCGTGCCGCACGATGCCCGCGAGCCGCTGCAGTACGTGTTTTCCGATGGTGCATCGCGCCTGGGCGTGCTGACCGACGTCGGCACGTCGACGCCGCATATCAGCGCGGTACTGAGCGGTTGCGACGCGCTCGTGCTGGAATGCAATCACGATGTGCAGATGCTGGCGGGTTCGCGATATCCGCCGTCGCTGAAGGCGCGGATCGGCGGCAATCATGGGCATCTGAACAATGACGCGGCGGCGGATATTCTCGCTTCCCTCGATCGCTCGAAGCTGCGGCATCTGGTGGCGGCGCATCTGAGTCAGCAGAACAATCTGCCTGAACTCGCGCAGGCGGCGATGGCTGCCGTGCTGGGCGCGGCGGCGACAGAAGTGGTAGTGGCGACGCAGGGCGACGGGTTCGGCTGGTTGAGCGTTTGA